A single window of Nicotiana tomentosiformis chromosome 1, ASM39032v3, whole genome shotgun sequence DNA harbors:
- the LOC104096910 gene encoding uncharacterized protein gives MATVEKNALLLQRRLKKREATTNRLLGSRKFINLAESMSAIQGNVIVGGSSSISKIFATDCEVFTPPNVLDKGKNVIHPISIFEKGSTSSTSGKSSAPTTETVQVDGHVKNKRNMTNIIRLCLDYVSLKKVPNCKFCLAKKFQYESPGFCCGRGFNSPLTIK, from the exons ATGGCCACAGTTGAAAAGAACGCACTTTTGCTGCAACGCCGCCTAAAAAAGAGAGAGGCAACAACGAATCGTCTTCTTGGAAGTAGAAAATTTATCAATCTTGCCGAATCAATGTCTGCAATTCAGGGTAATGTTATTGTTGGAGGCTCTTCTTCGATTTCAAAAATAT TTGCAACTGATTGTGAGGTTTTTACGCCACCAAATGTGCTTGACAAAGGGAAAAATGTGATTCATCCTATTTCTATTTTTGAAAAGG GTTCGACATCAAGTACTTCAGGTAAATCAAGTGCTCCAACTACTGAAACAGTTCAGGTCGATG GTCACGTGAAGAATAAAAGAAATATGACTAATATTATCCGATTATGCCTTGATTATGTGTCGTTAAAAAAAGTTCCAAACTGTAAATTCTGCTTGGCAAAAAAATTTCAATACGAATCACCTGGATTTTGCTGTGGCCGCGGTTTTAATTCGCCTTTGACCATCAAATAA